Part of the Arachis hypogaea cultivar Tifrunner chromosome 6, arahy.Tifrunner.gnm2.J5K5, whole genome shotgun sequence genome, AACAGATCAGCACATGATTTTTTCAATAAGTAAGCAGCCTCACGATCGAATAACACAAATACACCATGTTCATTGTCATCCTCAACAGCTATTTTGATCCTATATCTAACCATCAAAGAATtacccaataaaaaatttaatacaagaaaaaaaaagggcaaCCCGGTGCACAAGCGTCCCGCGTTTAACGCAGGGTCCGGGAAAGGGCCGCAACCAAGGTTGTAATGTACGCAGCCTAACCTGATAATTACTGGAACAAGGAGAAATAAACAACAGCaggaaagagaaataaaaaagaaaagaacatcaCACATAAAGGAATAAACACAAGGTACTTAGGAGTCACATTGGTAACATAGTGCTGACAAAAATCACAATAATATGCACCATCTTGAGGCTGAATTGACTTCCCACAAACACAAGCTGAATACCACCAAGGTCCCTCATCCACAATAGATCTCACAAAACCAAAAATCACAAAAGACCCCTCCtatcataatataaaaaataaacattgaGATATGAATGGAAAATATAAACTTCATATAAATTTTTCATGAAAAGACATCTAAGTCAAAATTGACCAAAGACATGGAAAAAACCCAATAAACCTCGTTGTTATCATGGAGTTCGTCAATAATGCATCTTCTAGTAAGCCGCATAAAATCATCTTCCAATAAAACACCCTTGCCCTCATTAGCAATAAACAATAGCTGTGTTCCATTGATACCTTGGTCAATCATACTAATCGTCACAGAAGAATTACatggaaaaaaggaaaaaatcagtttttaaaaaaaaagaaaaaaaaagaaacagtaTCAACAAAACTTAAAACACGAATAAAGAGAATAAACTGAAATTATATTAACCAAGTTAAAACTGTAAACAAAAACATCAATCAACTAAACATGTTATCTAATAAGATAGTATCCAATAACCTGTTTTTGAAAATCTACGACTTCAGACAAATCTGGATTAAAGAACAGCCGAATAGCATGCATAACATTTTGGAGACCAACTTGTCCTACAAAACACCGAgttaaataaataatagataaataaataaataaataaatagttaaaaacaGGGAATAAACATAAAGCAAAGAAATTCCCGAAGAATTTGGGAAGCATAAACATTATAATATTGACTACCCCTAAAGAATTTAACTTTGGCAAGTTGGATCACAACAACTGGCTGCTCCATATAGCCAGAACCTAAGAAACGATGCACTTCATCCACATACTCCCCAAACAGAGCACAGCGTATTGTCAacctgaaaaaaaatatttattgaaaaacTTAGATCCATTAACAATTTAACATAAAacaccaataaaaaataaaagacaagTGCTCAACATAAATAATAGTTAATCAATGCAAAAACACAATCAACATCAGGAAGAAAAAAACAAACTCTTTTGAAGATAACTCAAGAACAATCATCTTCATCACTTTCGCATCTTTCACGTACTCTTTCTCTTCACCAACAGAAGTCAGCAAACCAATAACATCTACCCAAAAAGATAAACATCAATAAAATTACAGTTTAAAAGTGCACACTTCCATAAAAAACCCGCCAAGAAAAAACGCAACaaactgaaacaaaaaaaaataaaataaaaggcatAAAGAAGATTAAAGTAACCTACCAACTAAGTAAACATAATCTTCAGTCATTTTCAAGAGCTCATCAAAGGGACAGAAACTGAAACATGTCTTTGGGATATCATCGTCAGGGACAGGAATAACAGTTGTACGGTTAAGAAAAACCAACTTAAACTCATGTTCTGCTGCCCTATAATTGCCTTGGTTTGGAACAACACTAAAATATGACATTCGGTATGTTTGACCCTCAATAATACTCTCTTTAAACCTATTTATGAGCTGCTTCTTAACAGTTGCTTGTATTTTGTTAGactgcacaagaaaaacaacaacaaatttcaaaatcaaaaaacagtaacaaaaaaaaaaacaaaagatgaaAGAAAACCGTAGATAAAATCAACCCAAGACCAACATTGAACAGCCACTCACATCTCCATCAACAAGAACAATTTCCATTGAATTTGCAACTTCATGATTTCCAAAAGAAGAAACAATCCAAGTTCTTAGTACCCTAACTTTGAGTTTCCATGCCTCCCTTGGAGGGTGGATCTTAGAGATAGAATCAAACGGAGGAGGCATTGGCTCAACCACCAAACACAATATagaaaactaaaaagataaaCACAAACCAGAAACAAAGGATTTGAGAGAAGAAATGAGGTGCATTGAACCATACAACCAAGGAGTCCTTTTTATAGACAAGTTAACAAATCAccaaaatatttgaatttgaatttgaatacctCAAATAAAGGGTGGGAAAACATGTATCACATAGCATACATCATCTATTACCTATCACACACATATCCAGCAATCACAATCAAGAACACCTATGCTATCTTCCCTggacaacaattaaataagaaaGGACACCTTCCAACAAATCTCATAGAatcatcataataataattataaagtaATAGAATAGTATACCCTAAAACCCACTAACATCTAATCTACTTGAACATATTTACATATACGTATGAGGCACACCCAAAAACACCTATAATGTAGTCATTGGAAACAAACTGAATAGGAAAAGACATCTATTAGCATATCTAACCTGACTAAATCCCACAATTTTAGATGCAtggaaagaaaaaattaaaaaaaataaacaaaacataaaTATATCAATCAACAAATCAATTAGAGTAATCATTCacaaataggatagaaataaaaAGATGAGCAACATCaaaagaatattaaaatattctcaaataaatcaattaaaaattcaacctaaatatatataacattcaATAGGAAATAGTTAGAATATCATTGTTAActtataaattaaatcaaatccaATATAATTTCTTGGATAATGTAGTTCTAGTATAGATAGTAAcagtatatttatacatatattatattaatttaatattaatatatcaaGTAAATTATAGTTCATTGGCTTAGTGATTAGATAGATGCAATTCATACCTAGAATCTAATCTAAATAAacctaaaagaagagaaaatcacAGTCTGCCCCCCAACTTCATAGACCAAAAAAGTTGATTTGACATATATAGCACCTAGTAATAACacgaaaaaaacaaatttttcttGAAAATAACAACTACCTTCTCAATCACATCAGTCATCAAATCAACCATCACAACAAACAACCAAGACCAATGAAAAGCAGTCAACACATGATCTATGATGTAGGATGAGAAAAACCTAACATAAATAAGTTACCCCATTTTTtaaggaatattttatttaacaaaaactatttcttaaaattaaataacaagagagaggtatttaaaaatttcaaatagaataaacttaaaaattttaacaactcTATCAAATAAAGCACAATGTTCTCATTTTGATATTATTGTGACATTCTCCACCAATTTTCAAGTCATGAATGAATGAAGAGAACATAGTTACATGGACTCCAActcaattttttccattttttttattttatccactAAACCAAACAGTACGAAATTTTGTTTTCCACCCATTCTGTCTTGTTACACTTTCTTCTACCTCATATTCCTCCAAAACAAACAATGTGCATAAacaatgaataaaataaattaaaaaaataataactatattaaattaaattcatattgagAGAGAAAACACATTAAATCACCATTTAATCCTACCTCAATTGAAAAAACGGAGGATTCAACAAATCTAATACTAATATAGAGTGATAAATCTAAAAGAACACAAAAGAAGGAAAAGTGAGAAGCTGCCCCAACTTCCTACACTAAAAAAGTTGATTTAACATATATAGCATCTAGTAAAAACACATAAAAAGCAAATTATACTTGGAAATAACAACTGCCCTCTCAATCACATCAGTCATCACATCAACTATCACAACAAACAACCAAAACCTATAAAAAGCAATCAACAGACATGAATTATCTAGGGTGAGAAAAacctaaaataaataagtttctaaattttttaaccaatatTTTATCTAACAAAAAGTAtttcttaaaattaaataacaagagagatgtataaaatttcaaataggataaacttaaaaattttaacaactctatcaaacaaagcacaaagtTCTCATCTTGATATTGTTGTGACATTTTCCACCTATTTTCAAGTCACGAATGAAGGAAGAGAAAAGAGTTACATGGACTCCaactcatttttttccttttttttatttcatcccCTAAACCAAACagcaaaaaattttgtttaaactCATTCTGTCTTGTTACATTTTCTCTACCTCATATTTCTCCAAAGTAAACAATGTGGAAAAACAGTAAgtagaataaattaaataaacaataataatattaattaaattcatcttGAGAGAGAAAACACATTGAGTTACCATTTAGTCCTACCTCAATTgaaaaaagagacatttcaacaaatctAATACTAATATAGAATGATAAATGACCCTACAGCCCACTCATAGCAAACTGAATTCTTTTACCTCATAATAGACCTCCCACAAATAGACTATTAGCTTCTACCAAATCCATATAACAAGAGTACAAAAGTCAATATAAATATATAGAGTTATTGCATACCAAACAGAACACTCAAGTGAACCTAAGAATTAGATTCTAGAATTATTTAAAATGTAATTTTACACATATAAGagttagaaaacaaaaagaagataGATCTTATTGGAAATACCAAATATCTTTCTCAATCACATCAATCATGATATCTAAGATGAGACacctataaaaaataaataaatacatcattctgcatgaaaaataaaataaaaagaataaaacagTAAACCATAATGACATGAGTATAtcaaaaagaagagaataaagaattatacaaaatatacaaaaagagaagaaaaattctCTGATCTTGAGGTAACTGAATAAACTTTTCATTGATGTATTAGACCAAAGAGTAATATTAGACCCACTAACCacaagaaaccaaaaaaaaagagttttaacACAGTATTAGGAATACAAAGCAACACTTCGAAtaattagaaaaagaaactaaaatCAACATACAATTAATCACAGTGATTGtggaaaaaaaaagtaacatgaaCATTCGAAATTGCATACCAGTCAAATCAAGAACACATATAAATGGATAAGGAAatcaattgaaattaaaata contains:
- the LOC112696819 gene encoding uncharacterized protein isoform X2; the encoded protein is MGPQNSLLVIHPPREAWKLKVRVLRTWIVSSFGNHEVANSMEIVLVDGDSNKIQATVKKQLINRFKESIIEGQTYRMSYFSVVPNQGNYRAAEHEFKLVFLNRTTVIPVPDDDIPKTCFSFCPFDELLKMTEDYVYLVDVIGLLTSVGEEKEYVKDAKVMKMIVLELSSKELTIRCALFGEYVDEVHRFLGSGYMEQPVVVIQLAKVKFFRGQVGLQNVMHAIRLFFNPDLSEVVDFQKQYD
- the LOC112696819 gene encoding uncharacterized protein isoform X1, whose product is MGPQNSLLVFSILCLVVEPMPPPFDSISKIHPPREAWKLKVRVLRTWIVSSFGNHEVANSMEIVLVDGDSNKIQATVKKQLINRFKESIIEGQTYRMSYFSVVPNQGNYRAAEHEFKLVFLNRTTVIPVPDDDIPKTCFSFCPFDELLKMTEDYVYLVDVIGLLTSVGEEKEYVKDAKVMKMIVLELSSKELTIRCALFGEYVDEVHRFLGSGYMEQPVVVIQLAKVKFFRGQVGLQNVMHAIRLFFNPDLSEVVDFQKQYD
- the LOC112696819 gene encoding uncharacterized protein isoform X3, translated to MGPQNSLLVSNKIQATVKKQLINRFKESIIEGQTYRMSYFSVVPNQGNYRAAEHEFKLVFLNRTTVIPVPDDDIPKTCFSFCPFDELLKMTEDYVYLVDVIGLLTSVGEEKEYVKDAKVMKMIVLELSSKELTIRCALFGEYVDEVHRFLGSGYMEQPVVVIQLAKVKFFRGQVGLQNVMHAIRLFFNPDLSEVVDFQKQYD